The window TTATCTTAGTTGAGTAGAGAAACACAGAGAAGGAGAAAGCAGCCCATGTTGAACTCTTCACTGATCTTGTCCACTCCATTGAGAGATGTCAGACTGAACTGCTGGAGATGATGGAAGAGAGGCGGAAAGCAGCAGAGAAACAGGACCAAGAGCGCATTGAAGATCTGGAGAAGGAGATCACTGACCTGGAGCAGCTCTCACACACTGAAAATCACATCCAATTCCTACAGGTCAGTGAACATCTCTCTGATCAATGATAATGCAGTATATAACACCATAACACTCCCCATGCTGAAGGATTTCTTCTCTCTCCTGCTGTGGATGTACCCATCTCTGTGCAGTCCTACAAAGACGAGTGACAAGAACTGGCCAGAGATCAGAACAAAGGGACATGAAAGTCAGGAGTATATGAGTAGCGTTCTGACTCAACTGCAGG of the Labeo rohita strain BAU-BD-2019 chromosome 19, IGBB_LRoh.1.0, whole genome shotgun sequence genome contains:
- the LOC127182405 gene encoding tripartite motif-containing protein 29-like codes for the protein MCCVTDHKNHNTVSVEEESEKKKTQLTKQMIQDRKNEIQDIKHSAEVRKRNTEKEKAAHVELFTDLVHSIERCQTELLEMMEERRKAAEKQDQERIEDLEKEITDLEQLSHTENHIQFLQVSEHLSDQ